The following are from one region of the Stutzerimonas stutzeri genome:
- a CDS encoding ExbD/TolR family protein — protein MRMRRHHYQQEEDTGIDLTPMLDVVFIMLIFFIVTSSFIKESGVEVQRPQADTASAQDKGNILIAVTADGQVWIDKQAVDVRSVRAHVERMRVDQPDGAVVVQADQDARTGLVVQVMDQARMAGVQDVALAATSGAP, from the coding sequence ATGCGCATGCGTCGTCACCACTACCAGCAGGAAGAAGACACCGGCATCGACCTGACACCGATGCTCGATGTGGTCTTCATCATGCTGATCTTCTTTATCGTCACCAGCTCCTTTATCAAGGAGTCGGGTGTCGAGGTTCAGCGGCCCCAGGCCGACACGGCCAGCGCCCAGGACAAGGGCAATATCCTGATCGCGGTGACTGCCGACGGCCAGGTCTGGATCGACAAGCAGGCCGTGGATGTGCGCAGCGTACGCGCACATGTCGAGCGCATGCGCGTCGACCAGCCCGACGGCGCCGTGGTGGTGCAGGCCGATCAGGACGCCCGAACCGGCCTGGTGGTTCAGGTCATGGATCAGGCGCGAATGGCCGGGGTTCAGGACGTAGCCCTTGCTGCCACGTCGGGAGCGCCATGA
- a CDS encoding MotA/TolQ/ExbB proton channel family protein has protein sequence MTDLHGQWLRLVDSAYSLLDFMAAGGAVMWALAALCVLYWTLVFERLWFMRRVFPRWVESRRRAWAQLGHQSGNWQRAVRSAWLAQAQQQLAGPLRMSKTLVAMYPLLGLLGTVSGMIAVFDVLALNGTGNPRGMAAGVWQATLPTMAGMVLAITGLFSLARLERISRQALDRLADQLRHD, from the coding sequence GTGACTGATCTGCATGGCCAATGGCTGCGCCTGGTCGACAGTGCTTACTCGCTGCTCGACTTCATGGCGGCAGGCGGCGCGGTGATGTGGGCGCTGGCAGCCTTGTGCGTGCTCTATTGGACGCTGGTGTTCGAGCGCCTGTGGTTCATGCGCAGGGTGTTTCCACGCTGGGTTGAAAGCCGGCGCCGAGCCTGGGCTCAGCTGGGTCACCAGTCTGGGAACTGGCAGCGCGCCGTGCGAAGCGCCTGGCTGGCCCAGGCCCAGCAGCAGCTCGCCGGCCCCTTGCGGATGAGCAAGACCCTGGTGGCCATGTATCCGTTGCTCGGCCTGCTGGGCACGGTCAGCGGCATGATCGCGGTCTTCGATGTGCTGGCGCTCAACGGCACCGGCAATCCCCGCGGCATGGCCGCTGGCGTCTGGCAGGCGACCCTGCCGACCATGGCCGGCATGGTGCTGGCCATCACTGGACTGTTCAGCCTGGCGCGTCTCGAACGTATTTCGCGCCAGGCTCTCGACCGGCTGGCCGACCAGCTGCGTCACGATTGA
- a CDS encoding MotA/TolQ/ExbB proton channel family protein yields the protein MNRLLTLLLMGLLPAMVQAAEPLSPEQLLQRIRSERAAEVDAMQAREQAFIQNRSEQAQLLARANAALEQQKAEAERLKAEFDRQEAELAEQEKLLAQRVGHLGELFGVVRQSAGDIAGQWQDSLLNAQYPERLKRLKALAESRTLPSADDLDGFWMTLLEDLTASGQVERVALPVVDADGQRSERSVLRVGNFAAFTEDSFLRYDSDARELLTPSRQPDGMGTVDDYLSSDQALATLPIDPTRGSLLAQLQRQPQLWDRVQQGGLVGWVILVLGAIGLCLAIWRMVYLARVGRAVSRQTRELSQPRDDNPLGRIIGVLGPKPQLSDLETLELKLDEAILQETPPLERGQPLLKLLSAVAPLLGLLGTVTGMIVTFQAITQSGGGDSRLMADGISQALVTTVLGLVVAIPLLFLHSLLASRSKALIQLLEQQSAGLIALHLSGTPRRD from the coding sequence ATGAATCGTTTGTTGACCCTGTTGCTCATGGGGCTGCTGCCTGCGATGGTCCAGGCCGCTGAGCCACTGTCGCCGGAACAGTTGCTGCAACGGATTCGCAGTGAGCGCGCCGCGGAAGTGGATGCCATGCAGGCGCGTGAGCAGGCGTTCATCCAGAACCGCAGCGAGCAGGCGCAGCTGCTGGCGCGGGCCAATGCAGCACTTGAACAGCAGAAGGCCGAAGCCGAGCGCTTGAAGGCCGAGTTCGATCGCCAGGAGGCGGAGCTGGCCGAGCAGGAAAAATTGCTGGCGCAGCGGGTCGGCCATCTTGGCGAACTCTTCGGCGTGGTTCGCCAGAGTGCCGGCGACATTGCCGGACAGTGGCAGGACAGCTTGCTTAACGCCCAATACCCGGAGCGGCTCAAGCGGCTCAAGGCGTTGGCCGAAAGCCGGACGCTGCCGTCGGCGGACGATCTGGATGGCTTCTGGATGACCCTGCTCGAAGACCTCACGGCCAGCGGCCAGGTCGAGCGTGTCGCATTGCCGGTGGTCGATGCTGACGGCCAGCGCAGCGAACGATCGGTTCTGCGCGTCGGTAACTTCGCGGCGTTCACCGAAGACAGCTTCCTGCGCTATGACAGCGACGCCCGCGAGCTGCTGACCCCCAGCCGCCAACCTGACGGTATGGGCACGGTGGATGACTACCTGAGCAGTGACCAGGCCCTGGCTACCTTGCCGATCGATCCCACGCGCGGTTCGCTGTTGGCCCAGCTGCAGCGTCAACCACAGCTGTGGGACCGCGTCCAACAGGGAGGGCTGGTGGGCTGGGTGATTCTGGTTCTGGGTGCCATTGGCCTGTGCCTGGCCATCTGGCGCATGGTCTACCTGGCCCGTGTCGGGCGCGCGGTGAGCCGGCAGACCCGTGAGCTCAGCCAGCCGCGTGATGACAACCCGCTGGGGCGGATCATCGGCGTGCTGGGCCCCAAACCACAGCTGTCCGACCTGGAAACCCTGGAGCTCAAGCTCGACGAGGCCATTCTGCAAGAGACGCCGCCTCTCGAACGCGGTCAGCCGCTGCTCAAATTGCTCAGCGCCGTCGCCCCGCTGCTCGGCCTGCTGGGTACCGTGACCGGCATGATCGTGACCTTCCAGGCCATCACCCAAAGTGGCGGCGGCGATTCGCGGCTGATGGCCGATGGTATCTCCCAGGCGCTGGTGACTACCGTGCTGGGGCTGGTGGTGGCGATCCCGCTGCTGTTCCTGCACAGCCTGCTGGCCAGCCGCAGCAAGGCACTGATCCAGCTGCTCGAACAGCAGAGCGCCGGGTTGATCGCGCTGCACCTGTCGGGAACTCCACGCCGTGACTGA
- a CDS encoding DUF3450 domain-containing protein, with the protein MQAFIPRLLAAVVLPCCVQLHAAPLDAALDESQRLAAEAKASQARVEQLDDASRQMLNDYRSAVQQAEALKAYNEQLTELTAGQRKELAGFQRQLDSIERTQQAVAPQMGRMIEVLEEFIAADLPFLADERADRLAGLQDMQARADVSLAEKYRRILEAYQIESDYGRTLEAWRGELPVEGGSRSVEFLRLGRTMLYYQTLDAHESGWWNPKTRAWEVLDGSARRPITKAIAIARQQQAPAWLELPVKTLATEAAQ; encoded by the coding sequence ATGCAAGCCTTTATTCCCCGCCTACTGGCGGCCGTCGTGTTGCCATGCTGTGTGCAGCTCCACGCAGCTCCGCTGGACGCCGCGCTGGACGAAAGCCAGCGATTGGCGGCTGAGGCGAAAGCCTCGCAAGCGCGTGTCGAGCAGCTCGACGACGCCAGCCGGCAGATGCTCAACGACTACCGCAGTGCGGTGCAGCAGGCAGAGGCGCTGAAGGCCTATAACGAACAGCTGACCGAACTGACCGCTGGCCAGCGCAAGGAACTTGCCGGTTTCCAGCGCCAGTTGGACAGCATCGAGCGCACCCAGCAAGCCGTTGCGCCGCAGATGGGGCGGATGATCGAGGTGCTCGAAGAATTCATCGCGGCTGACCTGCCGTTCCTGGCCGATGAAAGGGCTGATCGCCTGGCCGGCCTGCAGGACATGCAGGCCCGGGCGGACGTCAGCCTTGCCGAGAAATACCGCCGAATCCTCGAGGCCTACCAGATCGAGAGTGACTACGGCCGCACGCTGGAGGCCTGGCGCGGCGAGCTGCCCGTCGAGGGCGGCAGTCGCAGTGTCGAATTCCTGCGCCTGGGTCGCACCATGCTCTATTACCAGACCCTGGATGCCCACGAGAGCGGCTGGTGGAACCCGAAAACTCGTGCTTGGGAAGTGCTGGATGGCAGTGCCCGTCGGCCAATCACCAAAGCCATCGCCATCGCTCGTCAGCAACAGGCCCCGGCCTGGCTGGAGCTGCCAGTGAAGACCTTGGCCACGGAGGCTGCGCAATGA
- a CDS encoding OmpW/AlkL family protein, protein MRKTLFTASVLAVALAAPFAQAHQAGDVIVRAGAITVDPREDSGDIYVGALATSVAGTKATLDSDTQLGLNFAYMVTDKIGIELLAASPFTHNVGVAGMPGAFAGLNGKLGELKHLPPTLSVVYYPLDSKSAFQPYVGAGINYTWFFDDKLSSEAEGKGFSGLDMKDSWGLAAQVGMDYMLTDNVMVNAQVRYIDIDTTGTTNFAGAKVKVDVDVDPFVYMVGLGYKF, encoded by the coding sequence ATGCGCAAGACCCTGTTTACCGCTTCCGTGCTGGCCGTGGCCCTCGCCGCTCCCTTCGCCCAGGCCCATCAGGCGGGTGATGTCATCGTTCGCGCTGGTGCGATCACGGTTGATCCGCGCGAAGACAGCGGCGACATCTACGTGGGCGCGCTGGCAACAAGCGTTGCCGGAACCAAGGCCACCCTCGACAGCGACACACAACTGGGCCTTAACTTCGCTTATATGGTGACCGACAAGATCGGCATCGAACTGCTCGCCGCCAGCCCTTTCACTCACAACGTAGGCGTAGCGGGAATGCCTGGCGCTTTCGCAGGTTTAAACGGCAAGCTGGGCGAGCTCAAACACCTGCCTCCGACCCTTAGCGTTGTGTACTACCCGCTCGACAGCAAGTCAGCTTTTCAACCTTATGTCGGTGCGGGTATCAACTACACGTGGTTCTTCGATGACAAACTCAGTAGTGAAGCAGAGGGTAAAGGCTTCAGTGGTCTGGACATGAAAGACTCTTGGGGACTGGCTGCGCAAGTTGGCATGGATTACATGCTGACCGACAACGTGATGGTCAACGCCCAGGTCCGCTATATCGATATCGACACCACGGGCACTACAAACTTTGCCGGAGCCAAGGTGAAAGTCGACGTCGACGTCGACCCCTTCGTCTACATGGTCGGCCTCGGCTACAAGTTCTGA
- a CDS encoding NAD-dependent epimerase/dehydratase family protein, with amino-acid sequence MADSPILITGGAGFIGSNLADALLAKGYAVRVLDNFSSGKRSNLAGGDRLEVLDGDVADAAAVRRAVQGCRAVVHLAAVASVQASVDDPVGTHQSNLIGTLNLCEAMRAEGVRRVVFASSAAIYGNNGEGQAIDEDTPKSPLTPYAVDKLASEHYLDFYRRQHGLEPVIFRFFNIFGPRQDPSSPYSGVISIFTECARKGLPITVFGDGEQTRDFLYVGDLVDVLVQALDATDVREGAVNVGLNRATSLNQLLEAVGEVLGGLPEVRHQAPRPGDIRHSRANNGRLLERYRLPEPPTSMRDGLAKLLGL; translated from the coding sequence ATGGCTGATTCCCCAATCCTGATTACCGGCGGCGCGGGTTTCATCGGCTCGAACCTGGCCGATGCGTTGCTGGCAAAAGGCTATGCGGTGCGGGTGCTCGATAACTTTTCCAGCGGCAAGCGCAGCAATTTGGCGGGCGGTGATCGCCTGGAGGTGCTGGACGGCGATGTGGCCGATGCGGCCGCCGTGCGGCGGGCGGTTCAGGGCTGTCGGGCCGTGGTGCACTTGGCGGCCGTGGCCTCGGTGCAGGCGTCGGTCGACGACCCGGTCGGGACACATCAAAGCAACCTGATCGGCACGCTCAACCTTTGCGAGGCGATGCGCGCCGAAGGCGTGCGTCGGGTGGTGTTCGCCTCCAGTGCGGCGATCTACGGCAACAATGGTGAAGGCCAGGCGATCGACGAGGACACACCCAAGTCACCGCTGACGCCCTATGCGGTGGACAAGCTGGCCAGCGAGCACTACCTGGACTTCTATCGGCGCCAGCATGGGCTGGAGCCGGTGATCTTTCGGTTTTTCAATATCTTCGGGCCGCGGCAGGATCCGTCCTCTCCGTATTCCGGCGTTATCAGCATTTTTACCGAGTGCGCACGCAAAGGCCTGCCGATCACCGTTTTTGGCGATGGCGAGCAGACTCGTGACTTTCTGTATGTAGGCGATCTGGTCGACGTGCTAGTCCAGGCGTTGGACGCAACGGACGTTCGGGAGGGCGCGGTGAACGTGGGGCTCAATCGCGCCACGTCGCTGAATCAACTGCTCGAGGCGGTTGGCGAAGTGCTTGGCGGATTGCCAGAGGTACGTCATCAAGCCCCGCGACCGGGCGATATTCGCCACTCGCGTGCCAACAACGGGCGGCTATTGGAGCGTTATCGCTTGCCCGAGCCACCGACCAGCATGCGCGACGGGCTGGCGAAGCTGCTGGGGCTCTAG